The genomic DNA CCTAATGAACCAATTTTCGGAACTGATTGATCCTTCGACTTAGCCCGGAACCGGGCGAACGGGGGAAGTTTCGCTAAGGCAACAGCGACTCACGCTCCCAATGCTAGAAACCTTGCGCTTGGAAGATATAACCATACAACTCTCGATAGTACCGGACACGCCGGGAGATGGTACAGAAATCAAGTCGTCGGGTGCCAACACGTACAGAGTCCCTTTGAACGAATTTTTACACCTGCGTACCGAAGTCCATAACTTGACCAGTATGTGGTTATTCCGCTATCATGAAACTAGCCAACTTATGTGATTTGTCCTCAGCTCGAGAACTCCCGTTGATACTCGATATCAAAGCGGCTCGAGAAACCCGGTTGGAACATATTCTATTCCAAGAACCACACTCGGACATCCACCTTGGAATAGTGGGAACCGAAAGCCAAGCGCGAGAAACTGGATTATGTTTTCTGGCCTCGGGGGAGTATGCATTTATCGCCACGGTTCGTCACGCGGGTTTCGACGCAGAGGAAGTTACGACAATGATACGAAGTGAGGTTTCGgagattgttgtgattgttGAGTGAGGTGGATGTGGCATTAAGTTGTATAATTTATACTGAGATTTTTGAACATTTTAAACATCAAAACATGAGATGAAGGTCTTGGACTGGGCTGAAAACGAGGAACGAGGCAAGTTATTTTGAGTGAAACTGTAAGGCGTATATTAGAGAGCAAGCATACGAATTACACGTGGTagatcctacaacaacagtCATGAAGACTTTAATCCTCGTCCGAATCAGCGTCTTCTCCCTCAATGTCCTGGTCGTTGGCTTTTTGGGCTGCGCTCAGCGTGGCGGCGAGATCAGTGGGTACCTCTTTTTGACCGGACAGTCGTTGCCCTGTACATCAAAATAGTTCTGTAGTTCAGTACAAGGGGGCGAAAAGACAGTTGGTCACTTACGAATAAGCGTATGTATCGCTCGCTGTGTTTGACGTTCGAGCTTGACAAGTTTCTTGTCCAAGTCTCGTTTCAAATCCCAGTTTGGCCGTTTGGGTGCGATGTTTGTCAGATCCTAAACATGCAATCAATCGACATATTCCTAGCTGTTGTGAACACGGTACTCACAAGCTCCTCCTCCCTCTTTTGCTCGTCGTCTGCAATAATTAACTCCGCCAGACCAGCGACCTGCTTCTCCACAGTGTCCTCTTCGTCGGTAGCATCTTTCTTCTTGATAACTTTCCGAGCATCCGCGTCAAAGTTTCGTTGCTTGATCTGGGGGAGGCTGGTCGCACACGTTTAACTAACCCAACAGCGTATGTTTAAGAATTGAATAACACACCCTGGAACCTCTGTATTATCCCCAAGCTTTTTCCGCCTGAGCGCAAGGAGCCTAGTCTTGCGGAGCTCGGATTCTTCCGCAAGTGAGGGAACTGGTGCTGTCGCGGTCGGCATGAAGAGTCTCGAGCCAGACTGCTGAATGACCGCCCAGCGCTTGGTTGTCACGAACGATGTGAAATTATATAATTCATGCATTCATCATCAACAAAACTTGGATATACAGACTCGAGGGCAAAataagaaaagaaaaaaaaatagGCATAAGTTCGAAATTACTCTATGTTTATGATGGAGATGTGACTCCCTCCTTTGCAGGCCTGGAGAAGCTATTGTAGAGCCCGATTGTCTCATCAGCGCCATTGAGGGGACCACTACACCCAACAGGGACTTCCAAGCGCTCCCTGATCCCGTTGACATGTGGTACACCGGACCCAGCGGTCTCCGCACCACTCCCATTCTCTCCTGCGAATACCGAGTCTCCGTTTGGTTTCCCTTTGGCAGTGTCGTTTCTGAGATCCTCAAGCCATTGTAGGTAACGCTCTGATACGCCGCCGGTGACATATTCTCCGGTGAATACACTACAATCGAACTGAGTGATTGAGGGATTGAGTTGTCTAACGGCGCCAACAAGGTCCGGGAGGGTTTGGTAGATGACCAGATCAGCTCCGATAGCTTCAGCGACTGAATCTGGGGTGCGACCATGCGCAACAAGTTCTTGCCTGGATGGCATGTCGATACCATAAACATTAGAGTGTCTGAGAGGGGCGTCAGTCAACATCTCTCATGAATTTTTTGAAAGAAAGGTAATTACCGGATAGGAGGTGCACACGAGGCGAATATAACTTTCTTTGCACCGACATCCTTGGCCATCTGCACGATTTCCTTGGAGGTTGTTCCCCTAACAATCGAATCTTTTGTGGAACAGCGTAAGTTAGTGTACCAGATATATGCATGGCCCATTACCCACCATCAACCAGAAGCACATTCTTGCCCGAAAATTCCAACGCCATTGCGTTCAGTTTACGTCGGACGTTCTTTCTCCTCTCTGTCTGACCTGGCATGATGAATGTCCTTCCAACGTATCGATTCTTGACAAACCCTTCCCGGTACGGGATATTCAATTTTTGAGCAAGCTCTAAGGCCGCAACACGAGAGGTATCCGGCACGGGAATAACCACGTCGACTTGAATTCCTTTTTCGTCCAAGACTTTGCGAACTTCAGATGCAAGAGCCTCGCCCATGGCCATACGAGACCGATAGACGCTAATGCCATCCAAAACAGAATCCGGACGGGCCAGGTATACATACTCGAAAATGTCGGGCGCAAACGGAGTCTTGGAAGAATCGGGTCCGACGAGCCGATGAGACTTGGAGTGCCGTGTTAGGATGATAGCCTCGCCGGGACGAACATCAGTCCAATCGGTGAAGCCGGCTGCATCGGCGACAACGCTTTCGCTAGCTACAATCCAGTCTTCTCCCCTTCGTGCGAACCCAAGCGGACGAATACCGTTGGGGTCACGGAACGCGATAATACCGAAACCGGCAAGCATAG from Rhizoctonia solani chromosome 16, complete sequence includes the following:
- a CDS encoding pre-mRNA-splicing factor CWC18: MPTATAPVPSLAEESELRKTRLLALRRKKLGDNTEVPGLPQIKQRNFDADARKVIKKKDATDEEDTVEKQVAGLAELIIADDEQKREEELDLTNIAPKRPNWDLKRDLDKKLVKLERQTQRAIHTLIRQRLSGQKEVPTDLAATLSAAQKANDQDIEGEDADSDED
- a CDS encoding amidophosphoribosyltransferase; this translates as MCGILGLLLHNPNGHAATEICEGLSLLQHRGQDACGIVTCGRGGRFYQCKANGMVRDVFDTRSVETLLGWMGVGHVRYPTAGSSAHAEAQPFYVNSPYGIVFAHNGNLINTHELKRFLDADAHRHINTNSDSEVLLNIFADNLQKTGKFRINEEDIFTAIRDLMGTARGAYACVAMLAGFGIIAFRDPNGIRPLGFARRGEDWIVASESVVADAAGFTDWTDVRPGEAIILTRHSKSHRLVGPDSSKTPFAPDIFEYVYLARPDSVLDGISVYRSRMAMGEALASEVRKVLDEKGIQVDVVIPVPDTSRVAALELAQKLNIPYREGFVKNRYVGRTFIMPGQTERRKNVRRKLNAMALEFSGKNVLLVDDSIVRGTTSKEIVQMAKDVGAKKVIFASCAPPIRHSNVYGIDMPSRQELVAHGRTPDSVAEAIGADLVIYQTLPDLVGAVRQLNPSITQFDCSVFTGEYVTGGVSERYLQWLEDLRNDTAKGKPNGDSVFAGENGSGAETAGSGVPHVNGIRERLEVPVGCSGPLNGADETIGLYNSFSRPAKEGVTSPS